A DNA window from Gemmatimonadaceae bacterium contains the following coding sequences:
- a CDS encoding RsmE family RNA methyltransferase, with amino-acid sequence MRPPTSRVALFVPEPFEVGRVLTLAEDAANHLRVVRASLGDTVELRDGRGLIGAGTIARLARGSVTVDVTEAETMEPLPAIHLMAPIGDRDRMLWLGEKATEIGVTSWRPVLWQRSKSVSPRGEGTMFLAKLRARMISALLQSRGAWLPEVHPDAPPERAIAAAPAGARILLDVGGSPILSATLSAPVVIALGPEGGIEEHERAAFVESGFSPVTLGATTLRFETAGVAAAAIARAATAHSTNGHV; translated from the coding sequence ATGCGTCCACCTACTTCGCGTGTCGCGCTCTTCGTACCTGAGCCCTTCGAGGTCGGAAGGGTGCTCACGCTGGCCGAGGACGCCGCGAATCACCTGCGTGTCGTGCGCGCATCGCTCGGCGACACGGTGGAGCTGCGCGACGGCCGCGGGTTGATCGGCGCCGGGACGATAGCGCGCCTGGCGCGCGGCTCGGTCACGGTGGACGTCACGGAAGCAGAAACCATGGAGCCGCTGCCGGCGATTCATCTCATGGCGCCGATCGGGGATCGGGATCGAATGCTGTGGCTCGGCGAGAAGGCCACGGAGATTGGCGTGACTTCCTGGCGTCCCGTGCTATGGCAGCGATCGAAGAGCGTCTCGCCGCGCGGCGAGGGCACGATGTTTCTCGCCAAGCTGCGCGCGCGGATGATCTCGGCGCTGCTGCAGTCGCGCGGCGCGTGGCTGCCGGAGGTGCATCCCGACGCGCCGCCCGAGCGCGCCATCGCCGCGGCCCCGGCCGGAGCGCGCATACTGCTCGATGTCGGGGGTTCCCCGATACTGTCGGCGACGTTGTCTGCACCCGTCGTCATTGCGCTCGGGCCCGAGGGCGGAATCGAGGAGCACGAGCGCGCCGCGTTCGTCGAATCCGGCTTCAGCCCTGTTACTCTGGGGGCGACGACGTTACGATTTGAGACTGCCG